From the genome of Astatotilapia calliptera chromosome 3, fAstCal1.2, whole genome shotgun sequence:
tttattagattatTGACTTTGCTGCATGTTACAACTTGAAGCATATAAAGtgtgaaaatataaattattctgtttcttttgttaAGGTAAGGCTTTCAATTCAACAAATAACGTTTCCCCCTGAATATAGCATAAACACTTGGTGAGAGATACAGATAGCACCACTGTGGGAAGTCATAAAAGGGCCAGTGGTTCATTACCAGGCTAATGGATGTAGAGGAAAACCCTTTAACCTAGTTAGAGAAGGGCTTTGTCTTATGAGCTTTGCTCGCTCTCTGCTAACTAAACCTCCTCTAGAGATGTGGGCGGCGCTCTAAAGATTTCTCTATCAACATGCGTTTCTCTTCGTTTATTCCTAGGTTTCACTTGGAAGTATCCAGTTACAGTTTTgtacaaaagaataaaattattgcatgtatttttttttatataaaaagagTCTGAAATGACCACAATTCTTCCCCTAAGAAAAAAACCTCCCAGATGCTGCACACTTGTCAGTAAGAGTAGACTGTACACAGGGCTGTTTAAAGTGCACCGGTCTGAGAATATTTCACACTGAATCACACGGCGAATGGTTCAAGACAAATGCATGTATTATTACACCCTTAGCACTCATTGCACAAACATATTTGAGCTTACGCTTGCATAAACTTAATTTGGCATCAGTTACTGTGCGTGTAATGGATCCTTCTCAGGTTCCCCCCAGTGTACACATGTACATGAGTGGGAACAGTGCTGAGGGGAGAAGGGGTATGACACAGAAAGGGAGAGTGAAAgctgcagatggagagaaagaTAAGAACTTGTAAGTACACCTCTTTCTATTATCCAGCTGAAGGAGTCATTGTTATCACTTTTTCATCTGCTCAATTGGTGCAAGGCAGTGTTTCAACCTGCGATGTGCGCgcatgtctgtttgtgttgggaTTTTAAATGTGCATAATTATTTGGGAGGCCCGGTGGCATTTTCATTGTATCACTTTGATGCTGTACCCACAGCAGGCAGGTGATTAGAATAGCACTGTGATTCTTCTGGGGCAGAAGAGTTTGTAATAGCTTTGATCACAATATCTGGATGTTTATTTTAGGAGGGATGTGTCAGAGAATGGCTTAATTCTGCTTTCCTCTTGCAGACAACAGTACTCAGTCCAAAGCTGAACTGGTTTCCTTGCTGTCTTTTTCAGTATGTTTCCTCCACTCGCTTAATTCCTCTCTTCTGTTTAGTCATTTGATTTTCATCCAGAGACTGCTAGTAGGGATCATCTGAGGACATTACCCATGCAGACAGAGTAATAGGACTCCTGGATTGGGCCCCGTTTTCCTCCACTAGGGGATCTTGGGCCAGACGCTCATGTTACAAAATTGACATCATCTTTATTGCCCCCACCTCGTACACTCGTGTTTTATCCACCCATTAATTCTTCTCCAAAAAGGAGAGATTTACATGAACATATGAAAAGCTTTAGAAGTGCCATGACTGGATTTTTTTAAGGTGaatatttgaaaaaatataataaaagtaCATTTGTTGTATTATGAATGAATTTACTTGCAATTTATACAAAGTTATGTGTCACCTTATCCACTGAATTACTGAAAAGTCTACTCGACAGTCTTTTTAGAGTAACTTGtttgttatttaataaaagaaagtgTTGTCAAAATTGTCAAAATATTGTCAGCAACGTTGGCAAGTGGTAATTGTTCCACCAGGAAAGGATATGTAGAACAAATCTCTGTTAAAATTCTGAAGCACCATTTAATTAGACTCCAGACATAATCAAACATTAGTAGCTAATTAGCAGCCAAGTTCTGTCAATAGCTACTGCAGCAAGATCACAACAAGTCATTTGAACATGGTTTACTGATGCCagtgttaaaaatatttctgtacactctttgtttgttttaatttgttcataCTGAGACATGTACGCCCTGTGTCAGATTGCCAGCCTGGGGTGTGCCCTATAGTAGCTGGGATAGGGTTCTTTTGCTAGTTATCAATatagaaattcacattaactacTAAGATTTGATTTGGCAACCAACTGAGTTAAGTCTACCTACTGCAAAGAGATGCGTCATAGACAAGTTGCACACACTGGTGCAgactgatatatatataataaatgcCAGTAATTTGCAAACTTTAGCCAATCTGTCTGAGAACGACTGCAGTCAATAGGAAACAAACTGTGATTGTTGGGTAACAGGCGACCTGTGCAGATACCCTGCAATCAAAAGTGGCTGTCCAGGCATTGAGGATATTGCATGATCAACGTCAGACAGTCGCCATAACTACATTTTTAAagctaattattttttttatagctcCAAAGTGGTTGCATTGGTATTTTTCCTccagtgtgactgagccattatACAGACCTGTAAAAACGTATGTGCATCCAACAGAAGTGGTTGCTTTAGCCTTTTAAAATGACACATAAAATTCACAGCATAAATAATTTATTCTAAATAAATTATGCATCTAATTAGACATTAGAtgcatgtaaaatttaagtacaCACATGGTTTTACGGCACTTTTTAACAGCAAGAACTAAAATGAGTGTTCTAGGTGTAAGTTTGAGCCAATAAAAAGCATACCCCGACACCTAAGATATGACATGTTATACCtgtcacatttaaaattttgtcaTCTAGGGTCGGCTGTTTTTGTTCCCGTTTTCTTGTTGAAGATAGCGGTGTCATCCTGCCATAATCAGAAGATAGAAATGTTTTAGAATAAATGCAATACAAGAAATCTGCACCACAAAAATGAACTCCTGTCACTGTCTGTGTCAAAGTGCATGTAAAATCAAAAAGGGACAGCACAAATTTGACCTGGATGGGAGGAGTGCcggctcataaaataaaaaattatataaaatagcAGGGACCGAGTAAATTTATTAATGTGATGTTAGGTTTATAAATAATTCCAAAACAATTTATCATTGACATGAACCAGGTGTGTGAGTTGGCAATGAGTTATGGCCAAAAATGGCAGTTAATTGCGTTCATCCCCAGAAAAGTATTAACAGCACAGGAGCAAAATATAGCTATGAATCCTGGAAAAATGTATGCTCAAAGATTACAAAGGCAAATgctttgtggggggggggggggataaaacTTTTGAATTATTCATAGTTCTTCATTGGCAtcacattttacctttccacTATCATATTCAGTGGAGTGTGACAAATGATTTAAGCTCATGAAACACACTGTAGGGGGAGAGAGTagcaaaaactaaacaaaacaaacaaacacacactcacaacggACAGTTGAAATCCTAGGGGGGCAAAAAGCAGCTCCAGCTGTCTGTGTAGTTGATGCTCTTCtccttgtccttttttttttttttgcttatttagTTGAAAGTTGAAAGTTGAAAGATGTTTTTCACAGGGAGGAAGAGATTATGGTAAtacatttgttttatgttgtcTCTAGGAacctttaaaatcaaaaatgtagCTTAAACTGCAGCTGACATTAACAGTGACAGACTCGGGGCTGCTCGAGGCTTGTGGTTgttgaaaaaaaggggggaaaaaaagctctttTCACTTAAAAACCCCCCACATACACTCACTGGTCCTCGTTTTGTTTCACAGAAAAGTAAAATTCCACATCTCAGATCAATAGAAGTGTGTGTAAAGTGAATGTAAGGAGTGTATGTTGATAGCGAGTGTATACCTCTCTATGAAAGACCCTTATGACAGTATCTCCATAGTAACACGGTTAAGATCATTTGAAGTAAAGAGGACTGGTGGTGAGGACTTCttcagttattattattcttttttactttgggaCAGTTTTTGCTCTTTCAGCCATTTACCAAAGCAGACATGTAAATTAAGGCTTTAAGTACATGTTCTAGGGGTGTTACAAAACAGCCCTAGTTTATTACTTAATTATTTGTTGAGAATCATTTGCAGGCTATGACTATTAATTTGTGGAACCCCTGGACACAAAAGAAGGCTCTTTTGGGATGTTGTGCCAGGCCTTTACTCCAACTGTgagcttttgtttgttcttggctctttgtgcttttagttttcagCAAGTGACGTTCTGGTTGATTACatcctgagatcagatgactGACGTAGCCAATGATTTGGaatttttctgattttaaaGTGTCCCGGATTAGTTTGATTGTATGTTTTGGGTTGTTGTCCATCTTCTTCGCGAAATGCTGTCGAAACAACCTTACTGACTGAATCTGAAAGCACAACTCTATGAACTTCAGAGCTGTAAACAGTAAACTGTGTCAATATTTTGCATCGAGATGTACCtgtaattacacacaggtgcataTAACTTACAGCCCTTAACGCCTGAGGGCAAAAACAAGAGATTGCTCTTAGACATCTTCAGTAGACCTAACTGCAACATGGACGACATGAAAGGATGAAAGGCATAAAAAGAAGGTGAGGCAATTGTTAAGACTCCTTAAAAATTGATTATTCACCTGCCAAAATAAAAGTTCTTCATTCCACTTGAAGTAATACATCAAATGTCTGCTGGAAAAGCACCTGTGTCAATTTTTAATGGTTGCCCCTTTTCCTGTGACTGTGCCAAATGAGTCATCGTCTCAAAGTCAAAAGTTTAAATTTTACTTACAGTCACCTATTTAACCAGCTGAAATGACTGAGAAGCTGGGTGTGGATGCGATTTCTCAGATGCTTTTTTAAGAACTGCACTAAAGGGGTGTGGACAAATCCTTGACAGTGGTGCTGGATTCTATGCCTCGAAGATGACGATTGtcctttttatgtatttatttatttatttatattgcacaaAGTGAAATATGCATAGTGTTTCCTGAGATCCCTGAGTGCCTTTTCCTGTTTGAGAACTGGAAGTTCATtgcgccttttttttttttttttttggtgcaagATCTAACTGCCATTTCTTCTCCTGGAGTGCACTTATACATGCATGGAAGCATTAGCTGCCGTAGCTGCACTCGTCTTGCCACAGCCTGTTGTGCTCTCATAAGTCTTAACTACGAACTTGCTTTAAATGTCCACGTGCGCAGTACGTAAAAGACACTAGGCAATTTTGTCTTTAAtatctttcagtgttttgtggaAATTTGCCCTACAATTTAACTTATATACACTGTTGGGCAAGtcttgacagaaaaaaatggcttttttgcttttacagCTTGAGCTCTAGTGCAATGGATTCAAAATCCTGTGGTGAGCtgtcatctgttttttttttttcagtctcaaTATGACAAAGGAAAGGACTATGTGATAATTCATTAAGAAATGAAGGGTgcgttctttatttttattggtaaTATCAACTGGTTTTGACAACACAATGTAATAGAACATGggaattatttttaacacatgATTCATtgcttgtattttttaatcacatGATAAATGTGGAATCCTCAAAACCAGATCCCATCATCTGATCATATCTGGATACTTGCGAGACTTGCGAGATCTTGCCAGGCAAACTTTGATTTATTAGTTTGGCACACAGGGTGCCAGTTGTTCTACCTAAGTGTTGGATAATTGTCTCAGTCCTTATGAGGAATGAAATTGTGTGCTTTGGGGAAAGTAGCCCACTGTTTTTTGTTCAGAAGAACATTGGATGGTGCGTCCTCTGTCTTTAAAATGAGGTGCAGGTCCAAGCATGTCCTGTGTTTTCTGGGTGGTTCAGCTGCAGAAATTCTAGTACCATTTACCTGAGTAGCTTCCCTTCCATCAGACTGGGAGGTTTTGTCTTTTACAATAATTGCCACTTGTTAGAAATATAATTCACTGCATAGATCACCTGCAAAAATATAGTATAGTAGAATTCTTGCGCTGTGCTGAACTGAGACAAGATCACAAATTAGTGAAAtaatgtgaataaaataatttaaaaagcatttaacGTGTATATTTCTCAGCCATCTAATATAATCTAACCCTATACTGACACTGGGAGGCAGAgcttgttgttcttgttgtctATGAAGATAGTTATTTATGACTTTGCCtttatttcatgcttttaaGACGAGTTTCCATTCCCATAGTTGTTCCCAATGTTTGCTATTTTATCCATTCTGTTGATGAAATGAGAAAATAGAAAAGTGAATTTGACCTTTACAGAGCACTGGAATAATTAAACGTGAAACTCCTTCGAGTTCAGAAAAGCAGAGATTCTGTAGCTCAGCCCGGGTGTCAGTTTCAGAGAAGACTGTGAGGGAGGTCTTTGACTTACATATTTGGGGTTCTAAAGTCGCTGCTACTTAAATCTCAATACCTCAGGCCAACCTGATTAGGCCACCTCTGTCTTGTTTCCTTCCACTTCCTTTTATTAGCTAATAGGCTTAGCTCTCTCAAGGGGCCTCAGACATATTAGATCAGCACACCAACCTGTGCTCTGTCCATCTCTGCCTCATTTTCTGTTCTCACtctcttctccctctctttctttctttcttttggttttttctctctgtttttgtgccTCTTTGActgtttcatgtgtgtgtggtgtgtgaaAAACAGATAAATACAAAGCTTCTGTTTCAGACTATGTCTTTCTAAAATGTTAGGGAAATTTAgtgcattttccttttgtttagatTTCACCAAACGTCCCAACTTTTTGGGGAAACAATGTTGTATTCATTGCACTTGAAGTGAGTAAATTATTCATGTTCTGTCTTTATTCCATTTCTGGACCTGGTTGGTCTCTTTTCCCCCATGGGGTAGAAACACACTTGAAATGGCCGGCAAATTTTACTACTGCTTTGCTGATGCTTGTTGTGGACTCATAAAAACAGACATCATCCTCGGCTAATCACTTGCaatataaacacatttccaCTGGGACTGACCATCATCTGCAAAATGAAGCTTATCATTTAGATTTTCATGTGTGCCAAGTCTCAGGCTGACAAATCCAATTATGAGGACTGCTTTGACAGTGTCAGAGTGCATCTACCTCGAACTAACTGTAAAATTAAAGAGATAAAATATGTTCAGATTCTGAACCCTGAGCCTCTTGACAGAGTtgctatgaaagaaaaaaattctgtCTATATGgttgcttttttaacatcaaAGTCATGGCTGTGTTCTATTTATTTTACCCTGGCTCATTTACAGCTTCCTTTCAAAGAAATACTGAGAGAAGGGCACAACTGCCTGGCATTGTAATACCTCTGATCCAGTAACTGCTGTTGTACACTCATTAAATTAGAATATATTCAACCGACTAGCATTTTTGGTGCTGGCTATCAGTGATAGCAATGTTTAAACCTCCATTCAAGTCTCATACACGCATAATTTCAATCCTACAATTAAAAAGCAAATactgaaacaataaaaaaataataataatgcagttTAATATTCAGTTACAGCTCTACTTGTTTCATATTACTGTCTCAATTCTGCTAAGatagttattattttaaaaactggacAAAACAAAAGGTTTCCTGGAAAACTCTCAATCCAATAAAGATCAAGATAAAGATCTAAAgaccaataaaaatgaaagatgatAGATAGGCAGATGGTTtgctttgaataaaaaaatggattgaATTTGGACTGATAGGAATAACATAACAATAGAGAAGCTTAAAATACTCTCTTTTTGTTGCCCTTTTTGGTTTTAATGAAGATTTTTATTTCCCAagcaaaagaaaggaaaagaaaaaaccaaaTTGCCCAAACTCCAGGGCTGTGTCACACGTCCTGTGACTGTATCAAATCATAATTCAACTAGTTTAAGTATGTCAGGTAAATTACCAAGATTCCTACATTGAATAAGAAATGCAAAGGAGGAGGCGGTCCTAGCCAATAACATGGACATTCTCGCTTTTATCTGCCAGGCATCAACCTTGTTTTGTGTTAGTGAAATTTGTTGAAAAAGTCagttatctttttgtttttctttacagtcAAGCTTTAGCTGGTTTTTGGCTAACTGTCCTCAATTTCCTATATAATTTCGTTAAAGCTGCATACCCAATTACTGCACATCTGAAATGGAAACAAGaacgagaaagaaaaagaaaatatatttcccAAGAGTTGAAAAAGAAATCCCATACAAGCTCATATATACAAATAATATCTAAGGTATTTTGCCTAAATTTATAGGTCTATGGGAAGGAATACAAGATCATTTGAGGTTTATGTGATTACATTGCATTTTGTTGGTTGCCAGTGGTGACTACTTCAAATATCCAACAGAGTATTAAAGCAATAATATAAAAAGCAACAACATGAAAATTAAACTCCTTTCCTGATAGCAGTATCTGCTGCTTCTCAACTATTAATCTATTTTGTAGacttcattgtgtttttgaatGGTTTTGTAGGATATAAATGTTTACTGTCTGCCAGCAGTCAGAATCGTGTTCACCAGGGGGGGAAATCTAGGTTTAAAGATTTAGGGGTGCTCAGCTCCCAGTCAGAATGTCATGCATACATTGCCTTGCAATTAATATTAAAGGAATGTGCTACTTCTAGTTAACTCTATTCACGTTTGTAAGCATCATTTCAGTTGGGTACATATTATAATGTTACCTTCAAAATCAATTTCGATAGTTGGATGAACTATTGCagtgtttaaaatgaattcagaATAATTAATCCCAGATTTTAATTAGTGCTgtcaagagattaaaaaaaaatagagattaattaattatgatttttaattaattgatcTAATTAATCTCTTTTTTAATCTCACCTAAAAATAGCTGAGGAAAGCCCTCAACTTATTGTGGCAGACCAAAAGACTGATATAACAAAGAAAGTGACTTTATAAAGTCATTTATTGTTTAACAAATGTTAAACAGATGCAACCATTTACATACTGTTGTATTCTTTTGTAAAAtaagtggaaaaataaatacaaataaaatcaaataaattaagTGCTGCAAGTTAGCACATCAGAGTTGCTCTTTTCTGAGCAATACAGCACTGAAATTCCTCTGCTTcagataatgaaaaataaaactgacattgCAGTGCTGCAAGTTAGCACATCAAAGTATTCTTCCAtcacaaaaaaaagtgctgaacaTCAAGCAATCTATTCTAGTAGGCTACAAATGACACAGCAGCTATGCTGACCACATGTGTCTCATTTCTTCTTCCTCAGCCAGTCGCTAAGACACACCAGCCTGGTAACATTTTCTGGAAGCAAGGCTGCCCTTTTCTTTTGCACTATGTGGCCTGCAAGGCTAAAGAGTCTCTCACAGGGTACAGAGGTAGCTGGGGAGTCCAGGTACTTTTGTGCTAGGACTGACAGTGTAACTGCTcctgaaggtttttcatgttcGAAGTAGAATAAAGGGCCATGCTCCAACTGATGTTCAGCCAgtattttaatcttcttttcacCAGCAAACACCGTGAAAAACTATGGTGAAATGATCAATGAAAAACACGGATATTACATCAGCAGAACAAAAATTACAActcaaataaaacatacacacaaagtaaaTGCACCAACATACCGTGTGGGCCTTTCTACTGAACATTCATGAGCAATTGTAGTCCATATTTTCTATATTTCCACCCTTTACACAGGCCAGCATTCTCTTTGTGGCTCGAGCCTTCAGTCTCTGGTGACACGTGCTCTTAATTGAGCCTCACCCCAAAGCATGCACACCACAAAGCGCCACACTCAGGCCAACCAGTAGGTGGCGACAACACAACATGAATCCAGATTAAACACCAAATTTTGAACATTGCAATCacataataattacatttcaatgCGACGGCTACAGACAGCTTTTCATAGACTCCTGAGTGAGCATACCACCACTGCAGGGGACAGTCATCAATACTGATGCTGGGTTCTGCTCTGTAGCGCTGCAGCTCTCCAGACTCAATTCCATCTTCTGAGTCAGAGTCAGACCCCAGAAGGAGTtcgctcctcctcttcttctgagcTGGTCCATCATCCTCTGTGGAGGGCTGGAGACTATCTGCTCTTCTGGGCTCTGCTGCCTGGAGCATATTCTCCAGAATGGTCCAcacctgaatgaatgaatgattgtGATTAAAactaagtgcttttttttaaattttatttaatcttgtaaagaactttgtgttccatataataaataaaagtttgatttGATAATGAATTGGACTCATTAGTCCAGCTTAACCTTATTGTCCTACCTGTTCCCTCTTTTCTCTTGGAAGACATTTCAAATCCTTAAACCGTGGATCCAATGCTGTGGCCACCTCGAACCATATCTCGTTGCCATTAGCTCGTCGTGCTGCCAGATCCTTCTGGAAGGCATTCTTGAACTTCACCACGTAGGCAGGATCATCATCAGTAATGTCCATGACACGGTACAGATGGCGAAAAGCAGGCAGCACTACAGAGCAAGAGACGTAGGCCTCACCACCCAGCAGCTCTGTCACATACCTGCAGAGGTGGAGAGGTTTGCTAAATAAACCTAGCTGGATTCATTTAAATCAAAGTGTAACTGATTTCCAATTTAATTGTCCTTAAAAGTTCCTTGTTATGTTCATTAATTTTGATTTTACACATGTAACAGtagtttatataattaaaatgggAAGGTGTTTATTTGAACTTACTTGCATGGTTCAAGCAGGAGCTCCAGCCTCTGCAGTTTCGCCCACTCAGCTTCGGTTGGCAAGACCAACCTGTGGTTCTGTTGgtccaacgtagcctggacagcCTCTCGGTTACATAGGAGGCGTGAGACCATTGCGAGAGTCGAGTTCCACCTGGTGGGTACATCCTGTATAAGTTGATCGCTCTTCTTTCCGAGTGCTACTTGTTGTGGGTTAAGTTCTGTGGTACTCGCAGGGCTTTGTTTAAAATGACCAACAATCTTGCGGCACTTTGCCAGTACACCGACAAAACCACTGCTATCGAGACATACCGTGATGGTCCTCTGGAGAATGTGAGCATTGCAGGCGATGTGCTCATATGGAAGTGCTCTCATAGCAGCCAGCATGTTTGCTGCGCTGTCTGTGCCAATGGTGGATATCTTGTTTTCAATACCCCAGTCATTTGCTACCTTGAGGAACTGTTCGGCGCATTTATCAGCAAAGTGCCTGGTTTCTGTTCTCATGACGGTCAGTGCAAATGAGTTGAGGTTCCACTCACTATCAATAAAGTGTCCAGTCATCCCAAAATAGCTGTGGTTGCCAGCTGAGGTCCAGTGATCTCCGGTTATAGCAACACAGTTGGGAGAATCCTCCGCCAAAATctcaagtttgtttttcttttcgccGTCGTACATTTTGCTGATTTTGGTCGTTACTGTAGTCCTGCACGGCGGCTTGTATGACGGGTCATTGGACGCAATTTGCAACACCTCTGTCAATCCTTCGTCCTCTACTATATTTATCGGCCTACAGTTCATCGCTATCCACTTGGCAATAACATTAGTCAGCCTGTCGGTCGCAGACTTGCTCATACGAGGGGTATTCTCTAGTTTTGTTTGGCGAAAAGCTTTGCTCTGGCTTGCTATATTGCTAACGTCTTCACTGCTAGCTGTTGCTGCACTCGCGGCTGGGTGCTTTGCGTTGAGGTGATAGGCCAAACTTGAGCTG
Proteins encoded in this window:
- the LOC113017176 gene encoding zinc finger BED domain-containing protein 1-like, yielding MEAHLRVVGPMNGKFVFHKRPDGTIDKGKVVCLECKKEFAYHRSSSSLAYHLNAKHPAASAATASSEDVSNIASQSKAFRQTKLENTPRMSKSATDRLTNVIAKWIAMNCRPINIVEDEGLTEVLQIASNDPSYKPPCRTTVTTKISKMYDGEKKNKLEILAEDSPNCVAITGDHWTSAGNHSYFGMTGHFIDSEWNLNSFALTVMRTETRHFADKCAEQFLKVANDWGIENKISTIGTDSAANMLAAMRALPYEHIACNAHILQRTITVCLDSSGFVGVLAKCRKIVGHFKQSPASTTELNPQQVALGKKSDQLIQDVPTRWNSTLAMVSRLLCNREAVQATLDQQNHRLVLPTEAEWAKLQRLELLLEPCKYVTELLGGEAYVSCSVVLPAFRHLYRVMDITDDDPAYVVKFKNAFQKDLAARRANGNEIWFEVATALDPRFKDLKCLPREKREQVWTILENMLQAAEPRRADSLQPSTEDDGPAQKKRRSELLLGSDSDSEDGIESGELQRYRAEPSISIDDCPLQWWYAHSGVYEKLSVAVALKCNYYVIAMFKIWCLIWIHVVLSPPTGWPECGALWCACFGVRLN